The genomic region TATGAATTATCGctcaggataagagcgtctgctaaatgactaattgtaGTTCATAGTCTGGGTTGCTTTGTGTGTGGGGTTAATCTTATTAAATGAAGTTGATACTCAGCAATCTGTCCATAAAATGTGTGCCTTTTCTCAATGCGCTTCAGGTTTTTTTTCCTGACCTGAATGATGTGGAACTTAATTATGTCAAGTCTGCTGTCCATGCAGGCTCTTACTCATCATGCAAGTTATGCTTTGGAAGGTAAGCTTTTCAGTAAAGAGTTGGTGTACTCCAATAATTGTATAATCTGAGGCCCCCTAAGTACAGACGGCTGTGCCAGTGTCATGTAAACGGTCAACTACTTCCCAGCCACCAATAATCCTGTCGCCATCGGCGAGGCATTTCTCCTTGGCTTGGTTTTTAAAACTACTGTAAAAGCTTTCTCTAGCTGGTAGAAAGCGCAGATGTTTGGGGGGGCAGTAAACTGTTCAGTATTGTTTTCTTTACACTGCTACTGTAGTCGGTTGTTTTACTTCCTGTTTAGTCACCACCCCACCAACTTCAGGAGAAGTTGGCGAGGATGGATATGTGCGTCTGGCTGCGGGGCCCAACCCCTGCTCTGGCAGAGTGGAGTTCTTCTACCAGAGCCGGTGGGGGACGGTGTGTGATGACCTCTGGGATCTGCAAGATGCCCAGGTGGTGTGTAGACAGCTGGGCTGTGGCCTTGCCCTGTCAGCCCCCAGCAGTGCCAGCTTTGGCCAGGGCAGCGGGACCATCTGGTTGGACGATGTCAGGTGCTCAGGGTCAGAGGCCACCCTGGCAGTGTGCCCCCACCTGCCCTTCGGCTCCCACGACTGTCTTCACATTGAAGATGCTGGAGTCGTTTGTGGTGCAGTGTTCTTGCAGTTATTAACTCTGGCATTCCAAGCCTTTTCTACATTTCAATTTCTATGTATTCAGTCATGGTTTATAATTTAATACATTTACTTATTTTTCTAAGGAAACTTTGCTCCAACTACGTCCACCCCACCAACCACCTCAGGACCCGCTACGTCCACCCCACCAACCACCTCAGGACCCGCTACGTCCACCCCACCAACCACCTCAGGACATGATGCGTACACCCCACCAACCACCTCAGGACATGCTGCGTCCACCTCAGGACCCGCTACGTCCAGCCCACCAACCACCTCAGGACCCGCTACGTCCAGCCCACCAACCACCTCAGGACCCGCTACATCCAGCCCACCAACCACCTCAGGACATGCTACATCCAGCCCACCAACCACCTCAGGACATGCTACGTCCACCACCTGAACTCTCGGCACGTGCCGTCTATCCCTTTACCCTAAACAtgaaataaacaaccccttggcaaacatttatttgagtttCAGTCTTATCACTGGGTGGCTTCATTCCAATTgttatctgagaaatataggtaccaaaaccacagaagaaatgtcatcaccagctgcatcacaggcactgtccCCTGACTAAGCATTCCATCTCCTTCTGAAACAATAACAACCATAATATTTAAAATGGATCCTTAAACTATGGAAGATCGGGTCTGAGGCTGCAGTGATGAGAATTATGACTTCTATTAAATTTGTTGCAAATGACCAGTAGAGGGAGACACACTTCTAGTATGTGGGTACAACTTTCAGGAAACCCActgacaagccccccccccccccccccccccttaaatgGGTTGTGCAAATAACCTGTTCAAACATAACTATCAAACGTGATCAAAGTACTGATTTGTTGAAATGGTAAACAGGGCCTTCAATATGCAACAATTACTGGTACCTATACTTGAAACCCTCAGGCCACTTGTCTTTGGAATAGGCTGGGTGAATTTCCAAACTGAAGTCTCGTCAGGTTAGTCATTCCAATGCTCCTTCCCCTGAGCTCAAAGTTTCTATAAAATATGATTGAACAAAGCATGAATTCTAGTGAATCTCATTGGCCCAGCTATGCCTGACGAGCGTTATATAGTTAAGTTTACCCCACATGAAACTTACATTTTAACTTACAAACTTAAGATCGACATTTCTTCATCTCCCTTGTAACTGTCAGCCTCCTTATTGCAGGCCAATACATTTTTGGTCGCCAGCGAGTCTAGTGCgttagtaagtaagactttatttatatagcacatttcatacaagaattgtagctcaaggtgctttacataaaatcaaaaacaataatactagtgataaacaattcaaacaaaaataaaaatcccaataagatctctgttcaagagagaaaacaactttaaaagtaggaaaacccttttgagataaaattacttaaatgcttcggtaaaaaggtaggttttaagctgtcttttaaaaatgtctagagtgtttgcttccctaatatttatggataatttgttccatagttttggggcgtaattgacaaaggccgaatcaccaatcttcttatgactgcttctggtgacctctaataggcctgcatttgatgatcgcagtgttctagctggtgtgtagtttataaaggagttagcaatgtagctaggtccttgtccgtgtagagctttgtatgtgaggaaaaggaccttaaagtcaattctgaaggcaTTAGCCTCCCAACTGGCCAAACGTTACTGGCCAGTCAGAGCGAGGTTGTGTCCCATCAATTCATTGATCTAACAAAAAAATTACTTGCATTTACTTTGCATTAATAGCTTTTTGATTGAATGAAAGCTGTTTATTTGGAAAAGTAATATATTGTACGATACACGAAAATTAACATTAAAACAATTTAATAATTCTGAGCTGGTGATAGTAAGTAGTAAGTTCTCAATAGATGTCatgttaagaataagaatgTTAATACTTCACAATACACAACAACAGACTACGTGTTTCCTTTCAAAAGGCTGTATATCCATTTTGATAAAATGATACAATTACTTCAAGGAAAATATGATAACTTATTTATTCATAAACTCattgtaaatgtttttatttaaggAGAGCCTATAGATCAGAGTCAATTTCAGAGGCAATACTGTGTGGATAAAATGTTTTGGAATGAAACTTCATTAAGCCCCACAATTGAGTCCTCAGAACATAATATGGTAGGCTTCCTAGGCTCTGATCCACACATTCTCTTCACAGTTCCATCAATCTCAACCATTGTTGGTATAATTGTAAACAACATCAGAAACACTAACAAAGTAATAGGTATCCTTCGAGTAGAAAACTTGTTTCTTTATCccgtttcatttttttattcagtcaTGTTTTACATGGCCAGGTTCAGTGAAAATGTCCCTGAATGGGAGTCCCCTCTagtaatgtccctgtattcagtCTTGTTTGTTGAACTCTTGAATTCAGAGTTCAGGGAGCTCTGAGATTGACTGCTCTACTCCCTTCAAACTAAACTGCAATCCTGGAACAGCAGTCATGTTGCTGAGGTTGGAATGGGGTAGAGGTCAAGGGAGGACAGCCACTGACTAACTCCAGAGGAACATGATATCTTGCACCCTGGCACTGAATTTTCATGCCAATAACTATTGACAGGGTTGGAGTTACGGTGTAATGTTACCCAATAGTTCAGGAGTCAGATAGCCTTCTGGTGTGGGCATGGGCTTGGTCTGGATTGGCTGGGAGGCAGCTAGGGGGCGGGGCTGCAGAATAAGGCTGTTCTGAGTGTCAACTCCCTCCACTCTTGTGTAAACAGAaggggagggtgcaggggaggtgggggtagcAGGCAAAACAGGGGGGATCTCTGCCTCAAGATAAGGGCTCTGCAGAAAGCTATATTCCTCCCTCACTGGAGCCTCACTGGATTCCGACTCCTTGGAACTCAATTTCCCAGCATCCAACTCTGAAGTGTAGCCATGCCTGTCAGGATTCACCATAAGCAGCTGAAACTCTTTCCtcgccttcttcttcttttgctCTTCCTTCTCGTCTTTTACTTCCAAGTCTTTCTCTGGggtctcctctgcctgtctctgctccTCCGGCGCCAGCACCACCTCCCCAGACGGCCTCACTTCACTGACCTGGGCGTAGAGGTCTTCTCTGCCTGGGACCGCCCAGGAGAACCAGGAGGTGGCggggaccagggagggggagctGTGCTCAGTCGTGGCCGGGTCAGGGTGCTCCAAGCTGGGGTTGGtgttggagggtggggggtggaaggaCGAGGCGTCCTGGTCGGGCAGGTCCGGGTCACAGCAGCTGGCGCGGCCCGAGTCGTCATCCCTGAAGCcgatggagagaggctggcagtCGGAGGGCGGCGAGCGGTCCACCAGACACTCTGTGTCGAGGTTTGTGATGCGGTCGTTGGGGTCCTCGATGTCCAGCTCAATGAACTCCACCCAAGGGTCATCGCTGTACAGCTCTGGCCTCAAGTCAGGGTGGCCACCCAAGATGGAGGTCAGTTCTGCCAGTTTGCCTTTCTATGGAAGGGGAAAGATAAGACACCCCAAGTGTTTTGGGATTGACAAACTCCACATTGTCCATAAAATACCTTGGTCAAACTGTGCTGGAAATGGCTGTTACGATACACAAGGTGAAATTGGCAGAAGAAAAGTCTCAACTTTGTACGCGTTTAAACTATACTACAGGTTGTGAAGAAAAACCATAAACGTTATACTACACTTCTTAGAAGATATGTAAACGTAATACTCTCTCTTTAAGAAAATATAAAAACTTGAAACTGTACCTTTAAGAGCTCTGGATCGATCCCTCTGATTTTCGGTCCAGGAACCGGAGGCAGGAAAACGATCATCAATCTGGGAAAGATAAGATGAGCTACTCCCTGATagtttcacacaaacatacacagcatTCACACAGAGCTACATGCCCCGACAGATGTGCGTTTGTTAAGACAATTCAATTCATATGTGGGATGAAGATGCACTTAGCCTCAAGTGTAGGGAAGTGGAAATGCAGGTCTCTTACTTTTGTTGCTGCGAGACAATGACCAGCATTAAGATGGCCACTAGAAACAAGGAGGCAAACACAAGCAGGATGGCAATAGGAAACCTAGACTCTGGAAAAACAGAAGGAAATACACATGCATCAACATATAGAATATGATTTGACATGTATATTTAAAATCCTTTTGTTTTAAAAACGTAtcaaaaaaaaggagagaaaaggttCTCTATGAAGGAAAACCGAACCAGTTTTCTACCATGTAAATCGTGTCACTGCTCCAACCGTACCTTCCGCAGGAACGCGGATGGAAATGGAATCGCTGAATTCTCCAAAGTTTCTTGATGCTTGCATCTTACACCTCACCCGGATCTCGTAGTCCACATTGGTCTTCAGCCCAAACAGCGAAATTTGCGTTTCCTTATCCAGGCCCCCCTGAGGTGAACAGCAGAGTAGAGAGGTGGGAAAATCAGCCCAACCCTACTGTCAGTTACCCATAAGCTCTACACTGTGATATACTACAACATTCTTTGAGGTAATACCTGTTCCACACTATTATCTTTGACCCGGTATCTTTGACCCCTGCCCTGCATATTtcagatgtttccctcttcaaAAACGCCCGATTCAAATGAACGAgttgttatcaggcttctgccgAGCTTGTCAACGACCTgttcatttgaaccaggtgtgttggaagagggacaGGGAAGCAAGACACAAATGTCAGGTCAGGGGGGTTCAGAGGACCAGGATAGAGAAGAGCTGCTgtgaggtgcacacacacacacacgctccacccacacacacacacacacctcacacacacacgctccacccacacacacacacacacctcacacacacactccacacactcctcacacacacacactccacacacacacacacacacacactccacacacacactccacacacacacacacgtccaccctcacacacacactcaccgcctTCCACAGCGAGGCGTTGACTTCTCGGTGCTGCAGCTCGTACTGCAGCTTCATCCAGCCCATCAGCACGTCTGCCGAGGCCGGCGGCACCCACCTCACCAGGGCGTCGAAGTGCGTTCCAGTCAGGCCCACGTTGAGCAGCGTCCAGTTCAGTCCCACCGGAGGATCAGGGTGCACTGGGAAGGGTTTGATCAAATCCAATGTTATTTGTGCATCGCTTttgataacagcgtctgctacatgaatAACATGTAAATGTTATTTGACCCTTTCTTTTACAAGCAGTGCCACAGAGGATTTGTCAGATACAGTATTTGCATATGAAAGCACCACTTAGCAGTACATTGCTTCTTGTGATCTCTGCAAAACGATCATTTATATGCACGCTGTGAATGCGGAAATTCACGTAATTGTAGCACTTCAGATgtcatgttgtttttttctgcACTGTGCTGTGCGACATGTTAGTGTTGCACTGTAG from Osmerus mordax isolate fOsmMor3 chromosome 14, fOsmMor3.pri, whole genome shotgun sequence harbors:
- the ghrb gene encoding growth hormone receptor b isoform X3 is translated as MAALLTVLFCLLKVLTSAAEQQSHSHQGKDLTKIRPNFKACISRNMETFHCKWNVGTIQNLSELGDLRMVYMKKNASPKVWSECPDYSSDTRDECYFSEEHTSVWIPYILRLCSRDPEDFYDELIFSVEDIVHPDPPVGLNWTLLNVGLTGTHFDALVRWVPPASADVLMGWMKLQYELQHREVNASLWKAGGLDKETQISLFGLKTNVDYEIRVRCKMQASRNFGEFSDSISIRVPAEESRFPIAILLVFASLFLVAILMLVIVSQQQKLMIVFLPPVPGPKIRGIDPELLKKGKLAELTSILGGHPDLRPELYSDDPWVEFIELDIEDPNDRITNLDTECLVDRSPPSDCQPLSIGFRDDDSGRASCCDPDLPDQDASSFHPPPSNTNPSLEHPDPATTEHSSPSLVPATSWFSWAVPGREDLYAQVSEVRPSGEVVLAPEEQRQAEETPEKDLEVKDEKEEQKKKKARKEFQLLMVNPDRHGYTSELDAGKLSSKESESSEAPVREEYSFLQSPYLEAEIPPVLPATPTSPAPSPSVYTRVEGVDTQNSLILQPRPLAASQPIQTKPMPTPEGYLTPELLGNITP
- the ghrb gene encoding growth hormone receptor b isoform X2, giving the protein MFLPETRAMAALLTVLFCLLKVLTSAAEQQSHSHQDLTKIRPNFKACISRNMETFHCKWNVGTIQNLSELGDLRMVYMKKNASPKVWSECPDYSSDTRDECYFSEEHTSVWIPYILRLCSRDPEDFYDELIFSVEDIVHPDPPVGLNWTLLNVGLTGTHFDALVRWVPPASADVLMGWMKLQYELQHREVNASLWKAGGLDKETQISLFGLKTNVDYEIRVRCKMQASRNFGEFSDSISIRVPAEESRFPIAILLVFASLFLVAILMLVIVSQQQKLMIVFLPPVPGPKIRGIDPELLKKGKLAELTSILGGHPDLRPELYSDDPWVEFIELDIEDPNDRITNLDTECLVDRSPPSDCQPLSIGFRDDDSGRASCCDPDLPDQDASSFHPPPSNTNPSLEHPDPATTEHSSPSLVPATSWFSWAVPGREDLYAQVSEVRPSGEVVLAPEEQRQAEETPEKDLEVKDEKEEQKKKKARKEFQLLMVNPDRHGYTSELDAGKLSSKESESSEAPVREEYSFLQSPYLEAEIPPVLPATPTSPAPSPSVYTRVEGVDTQNSLILQPRPLAASQPIQTKPMPTPEGYLTPELLGNITP
- the ghrb gene encoding growth hormone receptor b isoform X1, with translation MFLPETRAMAALLTVLFCLLKVLTSAAEQQSHSHQGKDLTKIRPNFKACISRNMETFHCKWNVGTIQNLSELGDLRMVYMKKNASPKVWSECPDYSSDTRDECYFSEEHTSVWIPYILRLCSRDPEDFYDELIFSVEDIVHPDPPVGLNWTLLNVGLTGTHFDALVRWVPPASADVLMGWMKLQYELQHREVNASLWKAGGLDKETQISLFGLKTNVDYEIRVRCKMQASRNFGEFSDSISIRVPAEESRFPIAILLVFASLFLVAILMLVIVSQQQKLMIVFLPPVPGPKIRGIDPELLKKGKLAELTSILGGHPDLRPELYSDDPWVEFIELDIEDPNDRITNLDTECLVDRSPPSDCQPLSIGFRDDDSGRASCCDPDLPDQDASSFHPPPSNTNPSLEHPDPATTEHSSPSLVPATSWFSWAVPGREDLYAQVSEVRPSGEVVLAPEEQRQAEETPEKDLEVKDEKEEQKKKKARKEFQLLMVNPDRHGYTSELDAGKLSSKESESSEAPVREEYSFLQSPYLEAEIPPVLPATPTSPAPSPSVYTRVEGVDTQNSLILQPRPLAASQPIQTKPMPTPEGYLTPELLGNITP
- the ghrb gene encoding growth hormone receptor b isoform X4; amino-acid sequence: METFHCKWNVGTIQNLSELGDLRMVYMKKNASPKVWSECPDYSSDTRDECYFSEEHTSVWIPYILRLCSRDPEDFYDELIFSVEDIVHPDPPVGLNWTLLNVGLTGTHFDALVRWVPPASADVLMGWMKLQYELQHREVNASLWKAGGLDKETQISLFGLKTNVDYEIRVRCKMQASRNFGEFSDSISIRVPAEESRFPIAILLVFASLFLVAILMLVIVSQQQKLMIVFLPPVPGPKIRGIDPELLKKGKLAELTSILGGHPDLRPELYSDDPWVEFIELDIEDPNDRITNLDTECLVDRSPPSDCQPLSIGFRDDDSGRASCCDPDLPDQDASSFHPPPSNTNPSLEHPDPATTEHSSPSLVPATSWFSWAVPGREDLYAQVSEVRPSGEVVLAPEEQRQAEETPEKDLEVKDEKEEQKKKKARKEFQLLMVNPDRHGYTSELDAGKLSSKESESSEAPVREEYSFLQSPYLEAEIPPVLPATPTSPAPSPSVYTRVEGVDTQNSLILQPRPLAASQPIQTKPMPTPEGYLTPELLGNITP